In Mangifera indica cultivar Alphonso chromosome 1, CATAS_Mindica_2.1, whole genome shotgun sequence, a single genomic region encodes these proteins:
- the LOC123195060 gene encoding transcription factor MYB120-like: MAAQLPGRTDNEIKNYWNTRVKRRHRQGLPLYPSEIQPQQKRQELSRPQSSQSLQSYYSSPSTPTTPNSASFTFNTTPNTPTTTQHPYPPPCYSRSRSQTPNSLPPTPPQLSPSLQSPTFSTLPLFDSVNGHHFCHPNSNTYLNNPFNMARTPPILQNPVSFKRFHPDSDNNIDNINNINPSNSQIMENSYQNSNFYGNNHPFLNNSNLLSMPSFSPLPDNFNGQDSSMYPSPVEKDGFLCNDSGSFSLKRELPSSQALSHQPYGNGEVNFDNEKLSVSSSGSGLLEDLLEEAQAMASSNYGDSSRRLSGRGSIEDQNKQEFGGFNQWSDSSSLNLPSGMKPGEDNKQGQMNTNAIPSMRVAAGWYNDSGEASNCQSSVVTDDNIGLEMQQIASLFHSGHARGNNQGSSSFDNFPGIC, encoded by the exons ATGGCTGCTCAG TTGCCGGGAAGAACTGACAATGAAATCAAGAACTATTGGAACACAAGAGTTAAGAGGCGCCACCGCCAAGGGCTGCCGCTGTATCCTTCGGAAATTCAACCACAACAGAAACGCCAAGAGCTCAGCCGTCCACAGTCTTCACAATCTCTTCAATCTTATTATTCATCTCCTTCAACTCCCACAACTCCAAACTCAGCCTCCTTCACTTTCAACACAACTCCCAACACCCCCACCACCACTCAACACCCTTATCCTCCGCCGTGTTACAGCCGCAGCCGCAGCCAAACTCCTAATTCTCTCCCCCCAACCCCTCCACAGCTCTCCCCTAGCCTCCAGTCTCCAACTTTCTCCACTCTTCCTCTCTTTGACTCCGTTAATGGCCACCACTTCTGTCATccaaattcaaacacatatCTCAACAACCCTTTTAACATGGCTAGAACTCCTCCTATTCTTCAAAACCCAGTTAGTTTTAAACGCTTTCATCCTGATAGCGATAATAATATCGATAATATCAACAATATCAATCCTAGTAACAGCCAAATCATGGAGAACAGTTACCAAAATAGCAACTTTTATGGTAATAATCATCCTTTCTTAAATAATTCTAATTTGTTGTCAATGCCTTCGTTTTCACCCCTTCCCGATAACTTCAACGGTCAAGATTCATCAATGTATCCAAGTCCGGTTGAGAAAGATGGGTTTTTGTGCAATGATTCGGGCAGTTTTAGTTTGAAACGGGAGCTCCCTTCAAGCCAAGCATTGTCACATCAGCCATATGGAAATGGTGAGGTGAATTTTGATAACGAGAAGTTGAGTGTGTCGAGCAGTGGAAGTGGGTTGTTGGAGGACCTTTTAGAGGAAGCTCAGGCCATGGCTAGCAGCAACTATGGCGACAGTTCAAGGAGACTCAGCGGTAGGGGTTCCATTGAAGATCAGAATAAGCAAGAATTTGGTGGCTTTAATCAATGGAGTGATTCAAGTTCTTTGAATCTACCATCAG GAATGAAGCCAGGGGAAGATAATAAACAAGGCCAAATGAACACAAATGCGATTCCTTCAATGCGGGTGGCTGCAGGGTGGTATAATGACAGCGGAGAAGCCTCAAACTGTCAATCTTCAGTAGTTACAGATGATAATATTGGACTTGAAATGCAGCAGATAGCTTCATTGTTTCACAGTGGCCATGCCAGAGGCAATAATCAAGGCTCCAGCTCTTTTGATAACTTTCCAGGAATCTGCTAA
- the LOC123218303 gene encoding CASP-like protein 2D1 produces the protein MLKFFDCSLRIFAVPLSVATIWLTVTNQQDNTSYGKLEFSNLSGLKAMVCISALCAAYAIFAAVSSWFKFFVSKAWIFFASDQIVAYLLVTSVAAVLEILQLAYNGDQEVTWSEACRSYGKFCNKMKIAFVLQALTLICFIILAVISAYRFFSLFEPPSVSSSKEVEEERN, from the exons ATGCTTAAGTTCTTTGATTGTTCCCTCAGGATTTTTGCCGTTCCTCTTAGTGTTGCAACCATTTGGTTAACTGTGACTAACCAGCAGGACAACACCAGCTATGGGAAACTAGAGTTCAGCAATCTCTCAGGACTCAA AGCCATGGTTTGCATCAGTGCTCTATGTGCTGCATATGCAATATTTGCTGCTGTTTCCTCATGGTTCAAATTCTTTGTTTCCAAAGCTTGGATTTTCTTTGCCTCCGATCag ATTGTGGCCTACTTACTGGTAACATCAGTGGCTGCAGTGTTGGAGATATTGCAGTTAGCTTACAATGGTGATCAAGAAGTTACATGGAGTGAAGCCTGCAGGTCTTACGGGAAATTTtgcaataaaatgaaaatagcTTTTGTTCTCCAGGCCTTGACTCTTATTTGTTTCATCATCTTAGCAGTAATTTCAGCTTATAGATTCTTCAGCCTGTTTGAACCTCCTTCTgtttcttcttccaaggaggtTGAAGAAGAAAGGAACTAA
- the LOC123212876 gene encoding uncharacterized protein LOC123212876, translating to MGQIVKRKKKGRPSKADLARRPLSQSQEPESEVRRSIRRRNVRYDIDYYEDYFDEEDEEEEEERRREKKLKLVVKLNQKSESAEPALNRSRGGHTSEEEEDEEEEEDNKPLKKRKINGGDFSGSEEEDDDNNNYDEEARGRKARAKGQDSASGTPVNQPAEIPLTDKKSLELILDKLQKKDTYGVYAEPVDPEELPDYHDVIEHPMDFATVRKKLGNGSYSTLDQFESDVFLICSNAMQYNAPDSIYYRQARTIQELARKKFHRLRLGIERSEKELKPEKEIQIEKELKLEKDVRSEQRPKLNILAKKQTKKPPFSRTLPEPVGSDFSSGATLATTGDIQNGTIAFQAGGCERPSTTDGLVEGNSSHVDNNLERAEELSSGKGLLSKMGRKPSVVDENRRATYNLSTQPLVRSDSVFTTFDGEIKQLVAVGLHAEYSYARSLARFAAVLGPVAWKVASQRIEQALPPGYKFGRGWVGEYEPLPTPVLMLETCSQKESSLFTKYQSIADVRKDESAFKTPVPTKVHHVSQPVSEGSSSLFHPPNGSSSEGKPPFFASPKAKPSTPASVLQQQNPFSRTYTEPENKVSKQVELNLPPSGSQNNGDLVAAKQFTKKIEMVASRPNEMVARNMNLMQPLPPKHITSNGVGSGGLPNGKVTSNSGNARVLSPASDNVQTARAASYLPYGQEQSVNDPVQLMKILNEKAQKQQNSSNQAPSNTPPIMPSVPFVRRDDSNNAAAAAARAWMSIGAGGFRPPTENSSSPRNQILAESLYNPTREFHTQISRVRGEFPHSIGMQFQSEKNSFPPQAFVPQPVRVVNEAQFQSRPMVFPQVVTHDLSRFQVQTPWQGLSPHSQPRQKQEALPPDLNIGFHSPGSPAKQSSGVLVDPQQPDLALQL from the exons atGGGCCAGATCgtgaaaaggaagaagaaagggagGCCATCGAAGGCAGATCTGGCACGGCGACCGCTTTCTCAGTCGCAGGAGCCGGAATCGGAGGTCCGGCGGAGCATAAGACGGAGAAATGTGCGGTACGACATAGACTACTACGAGGATTACTTCGACGAGGAGGAcgaggaggaggaggaagagaGGAGGAGAGAGAAGAAGCTGAAGCTCGTAGTGAAACTGAATCAGAAGAGCGAGTCAGCTGAGCCGGCTCTCAACCGGTCTCGTGGCGGACACACTTCGGAGGAGGAGGAAGacgaagaagaggaagaggataATAAACCGTTGAAGAAGAGGAAAATCAACGGTGGTGATTTTAGTGGaagtgaagaagaagacgatgataataataattatgatgaAGAg GCGAGGGGGAGAAAAGCGAGGGCAAAAGGGCAGGACTCGGCTTCAG ggACGCCGGTGAATCAACCGGCTGAGATTCCGTTGACTGATAAGAAATCATTGGAGTTGATTCTGGACAAATTGCAAAA GAAGGATACATATGGTGTGTATGCAGAGCCAGTTGATCCTGAGGAG CTTCCGGATTATCATGATGTGATAGAGCATCCGATGGACTTTGCTACTGTGAGGAAGAAGCTGGGAAATGGATCATATTCTACCTTGGATCAATTTGAG AGTGATGTTTTTCTAATATGCTCAAATGCCATGCAATACAATGCACCAGACAGTATATATTATAGACAG GCACGAACTATTCAAGAGCTGGCAAGGAAAAAATTCCATAGGTTAAGGCTTGGTATTGAACGCTCCGAGAAAGAGCTCAAGCCCGAGAAAGAGATCCAGATAGAGAAGGAGCTCAAGTTAGAGAAAGATGTTAGGTCTGAACAACGACCAAAACTTAATATTTTGGCAAAGAAGCAAACTAAGAAACCTCCTTTCAGCCGGACCTTGCCAGAACCTGTCGGATCTGACTTCTCATCTGGTGCCACTCTTGCCACCACCGGAGATATTCAGAATGGTACTATTGCGTTCCAAGCTGGTGGTTGTGAGAGGCCAAGTACTACTGATGGGCTTGTAGAGGGTAATTCTTCCCatgttgataataatttagagaGGGCGGAAGAACTGTCATCAG GGAAGGGTCTCCTATCTAAAATGGGGAGGAAGCCATCTGTGGTTGATGAGAACCGTCGTGCAACTTATAACTTATCCACTCAACCCTTGGTCAGATCAGATTCAGTATTTACAACTTTTGATGGTGAAATCAAGCAGCTGGTTGCT GTTGGTCTCCATGCAGAGTATTCCTATGCTAGGAGCTTGGCCCGTTTTGCTGCAGTTCTTGGTCCTGTTGCTTGGAAAGTTGCCTCTCAGAGGATTGAGCAAGCACTACCTCCAGGATACAAGTTTGGTCGTGGATGGGTAGGAGAGTATGAGCCACTTCCGACCCCAGTATTGATGCTTGAGACCTGTTCACAGAAAGAATCTTCCCTGTTTACAAAATACCAGTCTATTGCTGATGTGCGAAAAGATGAATCAGCTTTTAAGACCCCTGTTCCTACTAAGGTACATCATGTTAGTCAGCCTGTTTCTGAAGGGAGTTCATCTTTGTTTCATCCTCCAAATGGGTCATCCTCAGAAGGAAAGCCCCCATTCTTTGCTTCTCCCAAAGCAAAACCCAGTACCCCTGCTAGTGTTCTTCAGCAACAGAATCCATTTTCTAGGACTTATACTGAGCCTGAGAATAAGGTCTCAAAGCAAGTTGAATTGAATTTGCCTCCCTCTGGTAGCCAGAATAATGGTGATCTTGTTGCTGCAAAACAGTTTacaaagaaaatagaaatggtAGCTTCTAGGCCAAATGAGATGGTGGCAAGGAATATGAATCTGATGCAGCCTTTACCTCCAAAGCACATTACTAGCAATGGAGTTGGTAGTGGAGGATTGCCCAATGGAAAAGTGACAAGCAATTCCGGGAATGCTAGAGTGCTTAGTCCAGCTTCTGATAATGTTCAGACGGCCAGGGCAGCTTCGTACTTGCCCTATGGACAGGAGCAAAGCGTCAATGATCCAGTTCAGTTGATGAAAATCTTAAATGAGAAGGCTCAAAAGCAGCAGAATTCTTCAAATCAGGCCCCATCTAATACTCCACCTATTATGCCTTCGGTTCCATTTGTAAGAAGAGATGATTCAAACAACGCTGCAGCTGCAGCTGCCCGTGCATGGATGTCTATAGGAGCTGGGGGGTTCAGACCACCAACTGAAAATTCTAGTTCTCCCAGAAATCAGATCTTGGCTGAGTCATTATACAACCCAACTCGTGAATTCCATACTCAAATTTCTCGAGTTCGAGGGGAATTCCCTCATTCTATAGGTATGCAGTTTCAGTCAGAGAAGAACAGTTTTCCACCCCAGGCATTTGTACCACAACCTGTTCGTGTAGTAAATGAAGCTCAGTTCCAAAGTAGACCCATGGTTTTCCCTCAAGTAGTAACTCATGATCTATCTAGGTTCCAGGTTCAGACCCCTTGGCAAGGCCTTAGTCCACACTCCCAACCAAGACAGAAACAGGAAGCACTTCCTCCTGACTTGAACATTGGTTTCCACTCTCCCGGATCTCCAGCAAAACAGTCTTCTGGTGTTCTCGTTGACCCGCAGCAGCCAGACCTGGCTTTGCAGCTTTGA
- the LOC123218311 gene encoding autophagy-related protein 8C-like — MAKSSFKLEHPLERRQAEAARIREKYPDRIPVIVEKAERSDIPDIDKKKYLVPADLTVGQFVYVVRKRIKLSAEKAIFIFVKNILPPTAAMMSAIYEENKDEDGFLYMTYSGENTFGASF; from the exons ATGGCTAAGAGCTCCTTCAAGCTTGAACACCCTCTTG AAAGGAGGCAGGCAGAAGCTGCCAGAATCAGGGAGAAGTATCCTGATAGAATACCA GTGATTGTGGAGAAAGCTGAAAGAAGTGACATACCTGACATTGACAAGAAAAA ATATCTTGTTCCTGCCGATCTGACTGTTGGGCAATTTGTATATGTCGTGCGGAAGAGGATAAAGCTCAGTGCAGAGAAGGCAATTTTCATCTTTGTTAAGAACATTTTGCCACCTACAG CTGCCATGATGTCTGCAATTTATGAggaaaacaaagatgaagatggtTTCCTTTACATGACTTACAGTGGAGAAAACACATTTGGTGCTTCATTCTAA